A stretch of the Clavibacter sp. B3I6 genome encodes the following:
- a CDS encoding alpha/beta fold hydrolase, whose protein sequence is MTRPLPGYSPLELDPDPRASGLVRGTTPTPLGTVRHHHVPARSSDTATVLLHGAAGSWTTWTPLIRTAREAGLPFADVVAIDLPGWGGSALDADDVDATVDAIADAVARVVDGLGYARWRLVGHSMGGFIALHLAAREPARAVSVELVSPTTYSVIRSVAHPIRAFRVIPGFTMMLGVMRTLRRLGGAGTALIRGTGRLGLMRAVARPLFAHGGRVRRSVVDAIAAEARPRAFSLAAEVTRGYDADGLWSRIACPVVAVRGDDDVFVSPADLGLLARTVTGLRSAVIPDAGHFAHVERPAETLRALGRLP, encoded by the coding sequence GTGACGCGTCCGCTCCCGGGCTACAGCCCGCTCGAGCTCGACCCCGACCCGCGCGCCTCCGGCCTGGTGCGCGGCACGACGCCGACGCCGCTCGGCACGGTGCGGCACCACCACGTGCCCGCGCGCTCGTCGGACACCGCGACGGTCCTCCTGCACGGAGCCGCCGGATCGTGGACCACCTGGACGCCGCTCATCCGCACGGCGCGCGAGGCGGGTCTCCCGTTCGCGGACGTCGTCGCGATCGACCTGCCGGGCTGGGGCGGCTCCGCGCTCGACGCGGACGACGTCGACGCGACGGTCGACGCCATCGCCGACGCGGTCGCGCGCGTGGTCGACGGCCTCGGCTACGCGCGCTGGCGCCTCGTGGGCCACTCGATGGGCGGCTTCATCGCCCTGCACCTCGCGGCCCGGGAGCCGGCGCGGGCCGTCTCCGTCGAGCTCGTCTCCCCCACCACCTACTCGGTCATCCGGAGCGTCGCGCATCCGATCCGCGCGTTCCGCGTCATCCCCGGCTTCACGATGATGCTCGGCGTCATGCGCACCCTGCGCCGCCTGGGAGGCGCGGGCACGGCGCTCATCCGCGGCACCGGGCGCCTCGGCCTCATGCGCGCCGTCGCCCGGCCGCTCTTCGCCCACGGCGGGCGCGTCCGGCGCTCCGTCGTCGACGCCATCGCCGCGGAGGCCCGGCCGCGGGCGTTCTCGCTCGCGGCGGAGGTCACGCGCGGCTACGACGCGGACGGGCTCTGGTCGCGGATCGCGTGCCCGGTGGTGGCGGTGCGCGGCGACGACGACGTGTTCGTCTCGCCGGCCGACCTGGGGCTGCTGGCGCGCACGGTGACGGGCCTCCGCTCCGCCGTGATCCCGGACGCCGGCCACTTCGCGCACGTCGAGCGCCCCGCGGAGACGCTCCGGGCTCTCGGCCGCCTCCCCTGA
- a CDS encoding YceI family protein, translating to MSDTTTVPGYIAGTWTIDKTHSSVGFSIRHIMISKVKGTFKDFDAEIVTGATPEQSSVKAHATIVSIDTNEPNRDQHLRTNDFFDAENHPTIDFVSTAVRVEKDGDAKIDGEFTMRGVTKPVTFDVEFGGFGQDPYGQTKFGATATTVVNREDFGLTYNAALETGGVLLGDKVTITLDIQAVLATPAA from the coding sequence ATGAGCGACACCACGACCGTCCCCGGATACATCGCCGGCACCTGGACCATCGACAAGACCCACAGCTCCGTCGGCTTCAGCATCCGCCACATCATGATCAGCAAGGTCAAGGGCACGTTCAAGGACTTCGACGCCGAGATCGTCACGGGCGCCACCCCCGAGCAGAGCTCCGTGAAGGCCCACGCGACCATCGTCTCCATCGACACCAACGAGCCGAACCGCGACCAGCACCTCCGCACCAACGACTTCTTCGACGCCGAGAACCACCCCACCATCGACTTCGTCTCCACCGCCGTGCGCGTGGAGAAGGACGGCGACGCGAAGATCGACGGCGAGTTCACGATGCGCGGCGTCACCAAGCCCGTCACGTTCGACGTCGAGTTCGGCGGCTTCGGCCAGGACCCGTACGGCCAGACCAAGTTCGGCGCGACGGCGACCACGGTCGTGAACCGCGAGGACTTCGGCCTCACCTACAACGCGGCCCTCGAGACCGGCGGCGTGCTGCTGGGCGACAAGGTCACCATCACGCTCGACATCCAGGCGGTCCTCGCGACCCCCGCGGCCTAG
- a CDS encoding MFS transporter, with protein MTEPAPVRAAGGAAGTAGGADGGRGRTVLVVAILASFVAFLDGTVVNVALPAIGQDLGGGLVVQQWVVDAYLITLGALILLAGSLSDAFGRVRVLRWGLVGFGVTSLACAVAPTASVLIAARAAQGAAGALLVPSSLALIAQAFRGPAQAKAIGSWTAWTGTAMLVGPVLGGVLVDALDWRLVFGINVLPIAVTLVLLARLPHDAPAAAGTRVDVPGAVLGALGIGGPVFALIEQSRLGGGHPLVLGSLVVGVACLVLFVLRERRTAHPMLPLSLFRERDFLVGNIATVGIYGALSLGGFVIAVFLQETGGLSATAAGFALVPTTVIMLLLSTRFGALAGRIGPRLLMGAGPIVAGVGYLLMLRVAEPVDYGGQLLPGILVFGLGLSMTVAPLTSTILEAVPSAQAGIASAVNNAVSRVAGLVAIAAIGLVAGPDLDVAAFHRVVLVTAALLVAGGLVSLVGIRSRRPAAASASASASSSGDAG; from the coding sequence ATGACCGAACCCGCCCCCGTCCGCGCGGCCGGCGGGGCGGCCGGGACGGCGGGCGGCGCCGACGGCGGACGCGGCCGCACGGTCCTCGTCGTCGCGATCCTCGCCTCCTTCGTCGCGTTCCTCGACGGCACGGTGGTGAACGTCGCGCTGCCCGCCATCGGGCAGGACCTGGGCGGCGGCCTCGTCGTCCAGCAGTGGGTCGTGGACGCGTACCTCATCACGCTCGGCGCGCTGATCCTCCTGGCCGGCTCGCTCTCCGACGCCTTCGGCCGTGTGCGGGTGCTCCGCTGGGGGCTCGTCGGCTTCGGCGTCACGTCGCTCGCGTGCGCGGTGGCCCCGACCGCGAGCGTCCTCATCGCCGCGCGCGCGGCCCAGGGCGCGGCGGGCGCGCTCCTCGTGCCGAGCTCGCTGGCGCTCATCGCGCAGGCCTTCCGCGGTCCCGCGCAGGCGAAGGCCATCGGATCCTGGACGGCGTGGACCGGCACGGCCATGCTCGTCGGCCCCGTCCTCGGCGGCGTGCTCGTGGACGCGCTCGACTGGCGGCTCGTGTTCGGGATCAACGTGCTGCCCATCGCCGTGACGCTCGTCCTCCTCGCCCGGCTGCCGCACGACGCGCCGGCGGCGGCGGGGACGCGCGTCGACGTGCCGGGCGCGGTGCTCGGCGCCCTCGGGATCGGCGGCCCCGTCTTCGCGCTCATCGAGCAGTCGCGCCTGGGCGGCGGCCACCCGCTCGTGCTGGGCAGCCTCGTGGTGGGCGTCGCGTGCCTCGTGCTGTTCGTCCTGCGCGAGCGGCGCACCGCGCATCCGATGCTGCCGCTGTCGCTCTTCCGCGAGCGGGACTTCCTCGTCGGCAACATCGCGACCGTCGGCATCTACGGCGCGCTCTCGCTCGGCGGCTTCGTCATCGCGGTGTTCCTGCAGGAGACGGGCGGGCTCTCAGCGACAGCCGCGGGCTTCGCGCTCGTGCCGACGACCGTGATCATGCTGCTGCTGTCGACGCGCTTCGGGGCGCTGGCCGGGCGGATCGGGCCGCGGCTGCTGATGGGCGCGGGCCCGATCGTCGCGGGCGTCGGCTACCTGCTCATGCTGCGCGTGGCCGAGCCGGTGGACTACGGGGGCCAGCTCCTGCCCGGCATCCTCGTCTTCGGGCTGGGGCTGTCGATGACGGTGGCGCCGCTGACCTCGACGATCCTCGAGGCCGTGCCGTCCGCGCAGGCGGGCATCGCCTCGGCCGTGAACAACGCGGTGTCGCGCGTCGCGGGGCTCGTCGCGATCGCCGCGATCGGACTGGTCGCGGGGCCCGACCTCGACGTGGCGGCCTTCCACCGGGTGGTGCTCGTGACGGCGGCGCTCCTCGTCGCGGGCGGGCTGGTGTCGCTCGTCGGGATCCGCTCGCGTCGTCCGGCGGCAGCGTCGGCGTCGGCGTCCGCGTCCTCGTCCGGGGACGCCGGCTAG
- a CDS encoding triacylglycerol lipase: protein MTADGPDALPPLTALRKAWDWALDYAYVLRWQAAATLSRDDASSFEDGRDDRPTILVLPGVYERWQFMLPIIRRLHARGHGVHVVGSLGANVGRVAEMSRRARAYLEAEDLRDVIVVAHSKGGLIGKHLMAFGDPDRRIRAMVAINAPFAGSSYARLFPVRSIRDFSPRNAALVELGRSREVNARITSIFARFDPHIPGGSSLDGATDERVAASGHFRIMGDEDVLRRVEAAIDRAGSAAAPPA from the coding sequence GTGACCGCCGACGGACCCGACGCCCTCCCGCCGCTGACGGCCCTCCGCAAGGCGTGGGACTGGGCGCTCGACTACGCGTACGTCCTCCGCTGGCAGGCGGCCGCCACGCTCTCCCGCGACGACGCCTCGTCGTTCGAGGACGGCCGCGACGACCGGCCGACGATCCTCGTGCTGCCGGGCGTCTACGAGCGCTGGCAGTTCATGCTCCCGATCATCCGGCGCCTGCACGCCCGCGGCCACGGCGTCCACGTGGTCGGCTCGCTCGGCGCGAACGTCGGCCGCGTCGCCGAGATGTCGCGCCGGGCGCGCGCGTACCTCGAGGCCGAGGACCTGCGCGACGTCATCGTGGTCGCGCACAGCAAGGGCGGCCTCATCGGCAAGCACCTCATGGCCTTCGGCGACCCCGACCGGCGGATCCGGGCCATGGTGGCGATCAACGCGCCCTTCGCGGGATCCTCCTACGCGCGCCTGTTCCCCGTCCGCAGCATCCGGGACTTCTCGCCGCGGAACGCCGCCCTCGTGGAGCTCGGCCGGTCGCGCGAGGTCAACGCCCGGATCACGAGCATCTTCGCGCGCTTCGACCCGCACATCCCCGGCGGCAGCTCGCTCGACGGCGCGACGGACGAGCGCGTCGCGGCCTCCGGCCACTTCCGGATCATGGGCGACGAGGACGTGCTGCGCCGCGTCGAGGCCGCCATCGACCGCGCCGGGTCCGCGGCGGCGCCGCCCGCCTGA
- a CDS encoding alpha/beta fold hydrolase has protein sequence MRSPLARLTRVRRPGDVHRTASTPPRWLLVSPRYASRSVPVDHDLERRTVLGFRVAIKVFRSAGANAGRALSSAPAGIGSAGRAGAAGRRASFVLVHGIGVSSRYFHPLAALLAEHGDVYAVDLPGYGESPRVRRDVTLADHAAVVAEVVRMHGLVDPVVVGHSMGAQIVTQLAVDQPGIADRIVLIGPTLDPRKRGVVRAGLALGRDTLREPLMSNAVVLGDYFLRCGIPYYLRQLPHLIGDRIEDRAGRIRARALVVVGHRDAVVDRSFAEDLAGLIPRGTLHVARGPHVVMFTDPEGVARAIVEHARVD, from the coding sequence ATGCGCTCCCCCCTCGCCCGGCTCACCCGCGTCCGGCGACCCGGCGACGTGCACCGCACCGCGTCCACCCCGCCCCGCTGGCTGCTCGTGTCGCCCCGCTACGCGTCGCGGTCCGTCCCCGTGGACCACGACCTCGAGCGCCGCACGGTCCTCGGCTTCCGCGTCGCGATCAAGGTGTTCCGCTCGGCCGGCGCCAACGCCGGCCGGGCGCTGTCGAGCGCTCCCGCGGGCATCGGTTCCGCGGGCCGCGCCGGAGCCGCGGGCCGTCGGGCGTCGTTCGTCCTCGTGCACGGGATCGGCGTCTCGTCCCGGTACTTCCACCCGCTCGCCGCGCTCCTCGCCGAGCACGGCGACGTCTACGCCGTCGACCTCCCGGGCTACGGCGAGTCGCCCCGGGTCCGGCGCGACGTGACGCTCGCCGACCACGCGGCCGTCGTCGCGGAGGTCGTGCGGATGCACGGCCTCGTCGACCCCGTCGTCGTCGGCCACTCGATGGGCGCGCAGATCGTCACGCAGCTCGCCGTCGACCAGCCGGGGATCGCGGACCGCATCGTGCTCATCGGCCCCACGCTCGACCCGCGGAAGCGCGGCGTCGTCCGCGCCGGCCTGGCGCTCGGCCGGGACACGCTCCGCGAGCCGCTCATGTCGAACGCGGTCGTGCTCGGCGACTACTTCCTCCGCTGCGGCATCCCGTACTACCTCCGGCAGCTGCCGCACCTCATCGGCGACCGCATCGAGGACCGGGCGGGACGGATCCGCGCCCGGGCGCTCGTCGTCGTCGGCCACCGCGACGCCGTGGTCGACCGGTCGTTCGCGGAGGACCTCGCGGGCCTCATCCCGCGCGGGACGCTGCACGTGGCGCGCGGCCCGCACGTCGTCATGTTCACGGACCCCGAGGGCGTCGCCCGGGCGATCGTCGAGCATGCCCGCGTCGACTGA
- a CDS encoding histidinol-phosphate transaminase, with protein MTPDWSRTTLADLPLRDGIRGEEPYGAPQLDVPVLLNVNENPYPLPEEVAVAVSEAVLEAARGLNRYPDREFLELRTELADYLTADSGLPLGPENVWAANGSNEVLQQVLQAFGGTDRVALSFAPHYAMYPEYARNTLTTWVSGRRQEDFTLDLDDVTELVERHQPSVVFLTSPNNPTGTALSTREIEHVLSVAPGVVVIDEAYAEFRRAGVPTAISLLPDHPRLIVSRTMSKAFAFAGGRLGYLAAAPAVVDALRIVRLPYHLSRITQVSATAALRHRGVLLAQVASLREERDGLVDWLRGRGFEVAPSDANFVLFGRFPDRHAVWQGLLDRGVLIRETGPEGWLRVSVGTPEETAAFRDALDDVLGTPGD; from the coding sequence ATGACGCCCGACTGGTCGAGGACCACCCTCGCCGACCTGCCCCTCCGCGACGGCATCCGCGGCGAGGAGCCCTACGGCGCCCCGCAGCTCGACGTGCCGGTGCTCCTCAACGTGAACGAGAACCCGTACCCGCTGCCCGAGGAGGTGGCCGTCGCCGTGAGCGAGGCCGTGCTCGAGGCCGCGCGCGGGCTGAACCGCTACCCCGACCGCGAGTTCCTCGAGCTCCGCACCGAGCTCGCCGACTACCTCACGGCCGACAGCGGGCTCCCGCTCGGGCCCGAGAACGTCTGGGCCGCGAACGGGTCGAACGAGGTGCTGCAGCAGGTGCTCCAGGCCTTCGGCGGCACCGACCGCGTCGCGCTGTCCTTCGCCCCGCACTACGCGATGTACCCCGAGTACGCGCGGAACACGCTCACCACGTGGGTCTCCGGCCGCCGCCAGGAGGACTTCACGCTCGACCTCGACGACGTCACGGAGCTCGTCGAGCGGCACCAGCCGAGCGTCGTCTTCCTCACCAGCCCGAACAACCCGACGGGCACGGCGCTCTCGACCCGGGAGATCGAGCACGTGCTGTCCGTCGCGCCCGGCGTCGTGGTGATCGACGAGGCGTACGCCGAGTTCCGCCGCGCGGGCGTGCCGACCGCGATCTCGCTCCTCCCCGACCACCCGCGCCTCATCGTGTCGCGCACCATGAGCAAGGCCTTCGCGTTCGCGGGCGGTCGGCTCGGCTACCTGGCGGCCGCCCCCGCGGTCGTCGACGCGCTCCGGATCGTGCGGCTGCCGTACCACCTGTCCCGGATCACGCAGGTCAGCGCCACCGCGGCCCTCCGCCACCGGGGCGTGCTGCTCGCGCAGGTCGCGTCGCTGCGCGAGGAGCGGGACGGGCTCGTCGACTGGCTCCGCGGACGCGGGTTCGAGGTCGCTCCGTCGGACGCGAACTTCGTGCTCTTCGGCCGGTTCCCCGACCGGCACGCGGTGTGGCAGGGGCTGCTCGACCGAGGCGTGCTGATCCGCGAGACGGGCCCCGAGGGCTGGCTGCGCGTCTCCGTGGGCACGCCCGAGGAGACGGCCGCCTTCCGCGACGCGCTCGACGACGTCCTCGGGACGCCCGGGGACTGA
- a CDS encoding SDR family NAD(P)-dependent oxidoreductase, whose amino-acid sequence MSASPVLPDLAGRTILVTGANGGIGFWTSAQLAGAGARVLLACRSAERGDAAARAIRARVPGADVDVVALDLARLASVDACVAAVREDLDAIVANAGLTPAGGRAWRRRTTVDGFEELMGTNALGHFALVAGLAPRLRTGGRVVMLGSLAHRFSPLDLGDLAGERRMPALVRYGRSKTACMMIAAELDRRWRAAGSDRVALSAHPGYSVDALTPPQDPAARPEGVAAARRRIAGAGRVLVQGKDAGAWPVAHAAAADGVTGGAFWGPGGPLELKGPPAPAFVAEHARSRAVAAQLWSAAEDATGIRFRP is encoded by the coding sequence GTGAGCGCGTCGCCCGTCCTTCCCGACCTCGCCGGCCGGACGATCCTCGTCACGGGCGCGAACGGCGGCATCGGCTTCTGGACCTCGGCGCAGCTCGCGGGCGCGGGCGCCCGGGTGCTCCTGGCCTGCCGCTCCGCCGAGCGCGGGGACGCCGCCGCGCGCGCCATCCGCGCCCGCGTGCCCGGCGCCGATGTGGACGTCGTGGCGCTCGACCTCGCCCGCCTCGCGAGCGTGGACGCGTGCGTCGCCGCCGTGCGGGAGGACCTCGACGCGATCGTCGCCAACGCCGGGCTCACGCCCGCGGGCGGCCGCGCGTGGAGGCGCCGGACGACCGTCGACGGCTTCGAGGAGCTCATGGGCACCAACGCGCTCGGGCACTTCGCGCTCGTCGCCGGGCTGGCGCCGCGGCTGCGCACCGGCGGCCGCGTCGTGATGCTCGGATCCCTGGCGCACCGCTTCTCGCCGCTCGACCTCGGCGACCTCGCGGGGGAGCGGCGCATGCCCGCGCTCGTGCGGTACGGCCGGTCGAAGACGGCCTGCATGATGATCGCGGCCGAGCTCGACCGACGCTGGCGGGCCGCGGGATCCGACCGCGTCGCGCTCTCCGCGCACCCCGGCTACTCGGTGGACGCGCTCACGCCGCCGCAGGATCCCGCCGCCCGTCCGGAGGGCGTCGCGGCCGCCCGTCGCCGGATCGCGGGCGCCGGCCGCGTCCTCGTGCAGGGCAAGGACGCGGGCGCGTGGCCGGTGGCGCACGCGGCGGCCGCCGACGGCGTCACCGGCGGCGCCTTCTGGGGACCGGGCGGGCCGCTCGAGCTGAAGGGCCCGCCGGCGCCCGCCTTCGTCGCGGAGCACGCCCGCTCACGGGCGGTCGCCGCGCAGCTGTGGTCGGCCGCCGAGGACGCGACGGGGATCCGCTTCCGCCCCTGA
- a CDS encoding RNA helicase: MSDTALAPTLTEEAARLAVDGATDDAIYDAFAEWALSRGIALYPAQDEAALEIASGANLILSTPTGTGKSLVAVAAHFAALARGRRSYYTAPIKALVSEKFFALVELFGAAQVGMVTGDSSVNPDAPIICCTAEILANRSLRGGADTPVDQVVMDEFHFYADPQRGWAWQVPLLLLPRAQFVLMSATLGDVTDLADDLTRRTGRPTARITGIERPVPLFFHYAVTPVQETVEELLDTKQAPVYIVHFAQAAALERAQALSSIKIVTREQRDEIAELIGAFRFSTAFGKTLSRLVRAGIGVHHAGMLPKYRRLVEQLAQQGLLRVICGTDTLGVGINVPIRTVLFTGLTKYDGTRMRQLNAREFHQIAGRAGRAGYDTAGTVVAQAPEHETENIKMLERAGDDVKKRRKLVRKKAPEGFVSWGEPSFRKLIDAEPERLTSSMQVSHAMMLNVVARGGDVFANMRALVEDNHEPRARQLALARRALAIYRTLRTAGIVQQEADPDGGPARITLTVDLQADFALNQPLSPFAVAVFELLDRESPTYALDMVSVVEATLDDPRPILSQQQFKARGEAVQAMKAEGIEYDQRMELLESITHPKPLEELLDQAFTTYAASQPWIGDFALSPKSVVRDMYERAMSFSELVSFYGLMRSEGLVLRYLSDAFRAMRQTIPDEAKTEELLDVIEWLGELVRQVDSSLLDEWEELSHPTAAPGDAPVLPPAPKLLSSNTRAFRILVRNEMFRRVQLAAREDLQALGELDAAAGFDADAWGDALDGYFGEYDRILTDGDARSQALVTITEGPTEWTVRQALHDPEGDHDWGIEAVVDLDASNEAGEAVVRVTRVGTLS; encoded by the coding sequence ATGTCCGACACCGCCCTCGCCCCCACGCTCACCGAGGAGGCGGCCCGGCTGGCCGTGGACGGGGCGACCGACGACGCGATCTACGACGCGTTCGCCGAGTGGGCGCTGTCGCGCGGCATCGCGCTGTACCCGGCGCAGGACGAGGCGGCGCTCGAGATCGCGTCGGGCGCGAACCTCATCCTCTCGACGCCCACCGGCACGGGGAAGTCGCTCGTCGCCGTCGCGGCGCACTTCGCGGCCCTCGCCCGAGGCCGCCGCTCCTACTACACGGCGCCCATCAAGGCGCTCGTGTCGGAGAAGTTCTTCGCGCTCGTGGAGCTGTTCGGGGCCGCCCAGGTCGGGATGGTGACGGGCGACTCGTCGGTGAACCCGGACGCGCCCATCATCTGCTGCACCGCCGAGATCCTCGCGAACCGGTCGCTCCGCGGCGGCGCGGACACGCCCGTCGACCAGGTGGTCATGGACGAGTTCCACTTCTACGCGGATCCGCAGCGCGGCTGGGCCTGGCAGGTCCCGCTCCTGCTCCTGCCGCGCGCGCAGTTCGTGCTCATGTCGGCGACCCTCGGCGACGTCACCGACCTCGCCGACGACCTGACCCGCCGCACGGGCCGCCCGACCGCGCGGATCACGGGCATCGAGCGGCCCGTCCCGCTCTTCTTCCACTACGCCGTCACGCCCGTGCAGGAGACCGTCGAGGAGCTGCTCGACACGAAGCAGGCGCCCGTCTACATCGTGCACTTCGCGCAGGCCGCGGCGCTCGAGCGGGCGCAGGCGCTCTCGAGCATCAAGATCGTGACGCGGGAGCAGCGGGACGAGATCGCGGAGCTCATCGGCGCGTTCCGCTTCAGCACGGCCTTCGGGAAGACGCTGTCGCGGCTCGTCCGCGCGGGCATCGGCGTGCACCACGCGGGCATGCTGCCGAAGTACCGCCGGCTGGTGGAGCAGCTCGCGCAGCAGGGGCTCCTCCGGGTCATCTGCGGCACGGACACCCTCGGCGTCGGCATCAACGTCCCCATCCGCACGGTGCTCTTCACGGGCCTCACCAAGTACGACGGCACGCGGATGCGGCAGCTGAACGCCCGCGAGTTCCACCAGATCGCGGGGCGCGCGGGCCGGGCCGGCTACGACACGGCGGGGACCGTGGTCGCGCAGGCGCCCGAGCACGAGACCGAGAACATCAAGATGCTCGAGCGCGCGGGCGACGACGTGAAGAAGCGCCGGAAGCTCGTGCGGAAGAAGGCGCCCGAGGGCTTCGTCTCGTGGGGCGAGCCGAGCTTCCGCAAGCTCATCGACGCGGAGCCGGAGCGGCTGACGTCGAGCATGCAGGTCAGCCACGCGATGATGCTCAACGTCGTCGCCCGCGGCGGCGACGTCTTCGCGAACATGCGGGCGCTCGTCGAGGACAACCACGAGCCGCGCGCCCGTCAGCTCGCGCTCGCCCGCCGGGCCCTCGCGATCTACCGGACGCTCCGCACCGCGGGCATCGTGCAGCAGGAGGCGGACCCCGACGGCGGGCCCGCGCGGATCACCCTCACGGTCGACCTGCAGGCCGACTTCGCGCTCAACCAGCCGCTGTCCCCGTTCGCGGTCGCCGTGTTCGAGCTGCTCGACCGGGAGTCGCCGACGTACGCGCTCGACATGGTGAGCGTGGTCGAGGCGACCCTCGACGACCCGCGCCCGATCCTCTCGCAGCAGCAGTTCAAGGCCCGCGGCGAGGCCGTGCAGGCGATGAAGGCCGAGGGCATCGAGTACGACCAGCGCATGGAGCTGCTCGAGTCGATCACCCACCCGAAGCCCCTGGAGGAGCTGCTCGACCAGGCGTTCACGACCTACGCGGCGAGCCAGCCGTGGATCGGGGACTTCGCGCTCAGCCCCAAGTCCGTGGTCCGCGACATGTACGAGCGCGCGATGTCGTTCAGCGAGCTGGTCTCCTTCTACGGGCTCATGCGCTCGGAGGGCCTCGTGCTCCGCTACCTCTCCGACGCGTTCCGCGCCATGCGGCAGACGATCCCGGACGAGGCGAAGACCGAGGAGCTGCTCGACGTGATCGAGTGGCTCGGCGAGCTCGTGCGCCAGGTCGACTCGAGCCTCCTCGACGAGTGGGAGGAGCTGTCCCACCCGACGGCGGCCCCGGGCGACGCGCCCGTGCTGCCGCCCGCCCCGAAGCTGCTGTCCTCGAACACGCGCGCGTTCCGGATCCTCGTGCGGAACGAGATGTTCCGGCGCGTGCAGCTCGCGGCGCGCGAGGACCTGCAGGCGCTCGGCGAGCTCGACGCCGCGGCCGGCTTCGACGCGGACGCGTGGGGCGACGCGCTCGACGGCTACTTCGGCGAGTACGACCGGATCCTCACCGACGGCGACGCCCGCAGCCAGGCCCTCGTGACGATCACGGAGGGCCCGACCGAGTGGACCGTGCGGCAGGCGCTGCACGACCCCGAGGGCGACCACGACTGGGGGATCGAGGCGGTCGTCGACCTCGACGCCTCGAACGAGGCCGGGGAGGCCGTCGTGCGCGTGACCCGCGTGGGCACCCTGTCGTGA